The following are encoded in a window of Acipenser ruthenus chromosome 26, fAciRut3.2 maternal haplotype, whole genome shotgun sequence genomic DNA:
- the LOC117430209 gene encoding transmembrane protein 248-like isoform X2, which produces MVYLTGTMLSINPLENLKIYVTNRPPLVIFMVSVSAVAIAFLTIGYIFKIKEIKSPEMTEDWNMFLLRFNGVDFCISENETLKHGQNESTTAESTVTSGQARLGTLAPPLLEDLGAINISVPITLTLDPLRPFGGYSRNITHLRASLLGHQVGLTGREAHEEMNISFTLPSAWNSDECVLHGHCEQVVFSTCMTVTAASSVFPVTVQPPHCIPETYTNATTWYKIFTTARDANTKYTQDYNPFWCYKGAIGKVYHALNPKLTVIVPNDDRSLINLHLMHTSYFLFVMVITMFCYAVIKGRPGKVRQNSANFCPEKVALSEA; this is translated from the exons ATG GTGTATCTCACTGGAACCATGCTCAGCATCAACCCGCTGGAGAACCTCAAGATCTACGTCACTAACCGTCCACCGCTGGTCATCTTCATGGTCAGCGTGAGTGCTGTGGCCATAGCATTCCTGACCATCGGCTACATCTTCAAGATCAAGGAGATCAAGTCTCCAGAGATGACAGAG GACTGGAACATGTTCCTGCTGCGGTTTAATGGCGTGGATTTCTGCATCTCGGAGAACGAGACTCTGAAGCACGGGCAGAACGAGTCGACCACAGCAGAGAGCACTGTGACCAGCGGCCAGGCCCGACTCGGCACACTGGCCCCGCCACTGCTTGAGGACCTAGGAGCCATCAACATCTCCGTCCCCATCACCCTCACCCTGGACCCGCTGCGGCCCTTCGGGGGCTACTCCCGCAACATCACCCACCTCCGCGCCAGCCTGCTGGGGCACCAGGTGGGCCTCACAG GTAGAGAAGCCCATGAAGAGATGAACATCAGCTTCACCCTCCCTTCCGCCTGGAACTCGGATGAATGTGTTCTTCATGGCCACTGTGAGCAGGTGGTGTTCAGTACCTGCATGACCGTCACAGCAGCCAGCAGTGTCTTCCCAGTCACAGT ccagcCTCCTCACTGCATCCCAGAGACCTATACCAACGCAACAACATGGTACAAGATCTTCACCACAGCTAGAGATGCCAACACCAAATACACGCAGGACTATAACCCCTTCTGGTGTTACAAGGGGGCTATCGGGAAGGTGTACCACGCTCTGAACCCCAAGCTAACTGTTATAGTGCCAAAT GATGACCGCTCCTTGATAAATCTGCACCTGATGCACACCAGTTACTTCCTGTTTGTGATGGTGATCACAATGTTCTGCTATGCAGTCATCAAGGGGCGGCCAGGCAAGGTGCGGCAGAACAGTGCAAACTTCTGTCCTGAGAAG GTTGCTCTGTCAGAAGCATaa
- the LOC117430209 gene encoding transmembrane protein 248-like isoform X1, with protein sequence MVYLTGTMLSINPLENLKIYVTNRPPLVIFMVSVSAVAIAFLTIGYIFKIKEIKSPEMTEDWNMFLLRFNGVDFCISENETLKHGQNESTTAESTVTSGQARLGTLAPPLLEDLGAINISVPITLTLDPLRPFGGYSRNITHLRASLLGHQVGLTGREAHEEMNISFTLPSAWNSDECVLHGHCEQVVFSTCMTVTAASSVFPVTVQPPHCIPETYTNATTWYKIFTTARDANTKYTQDYNPFWCYKGAIGKVYHALNPKLTVIVPNDDRSLINLHLMHTSYFLFVMVITMFCYAVIKGRPGKVRQNSANFCPEKVIRTHNPSVPPKH encoded by the exons ATG GTGTATCTCACTGGAACCATGCTCAGCATCAACCCGCTGGAGAACCTCAAGATCTACGTCACTAACCGTCCACCGCTGGTCATCTTCATGGTCAGCGTGAGTGCTGTGGCCATAGCATTCCTGACCATCGGCTACATCTTCAAGATCAAGGAGATCAAGTCTCCAGAGATGACAGAG GACTGGAACATGTTCCTGCTGCGGTTTAATGGCGTGGATTTCTGCATCTCGGAGAACGAGACTCTGAAGCACGGGCAGAACGAGTCGACCACAGCAGAGAGCACTGTGACCAGCGGCCAGGCCCGACTCGGCACACTGGCCCCGCCACTGCTTGAGGACCTAGGAGCCATCAACATCTCCGTCCCCATCACCCTCACCCTGGACCCGCTGCGGCCCTTCGGGGGCTACTCCCGCAACATCACCCACCTCCGCGCCAGCCTGCTGGGGCACCAGGTGGGCCTCACAG GTAGAGAAGCCCATGAAGAGATGAACATCAGCTTCACCCTCCCTTCCGCCTGGAACTCGGATGAATGTGTTCTTCATGGCCACTGTGAGCAGGTGGTGTTCAGTACCTGCATGACCGTCACAGCAGCCAGCAGTGTCTTCCCAGTCACAGT ccagcCTCCTCACTGCATCCCAGAGACCTATACCAACGCAACAACATGGTACAAGATCTTCACCACAGCTAGAGATGCCAACACCAAATACACGCAGGACTATAACCCCTTCTGGTGTTACAAGGGGGCTATCGGGAAGGTGTACCACGCTCTGAACCCCAAGCTAACTGTTATAGTGCCAAAT GATGACCGCTCCTTGATAAATCTGCACCTGATGCACACCAGTTACTTCCTGTTTGTGATGGTGATCACAATGTTCTGCTATGCAGTCATCAAGGGGCGGCCAGGCAAGGTGCGGCAGAACAGTGCAAACTTCTGTCCTGAGAAGGTAATTAGAACACACAATCCTAGTGTACCACCCAAGCACTGA